In the Ruminococcus sp. OA3 genome, one interval contains:
- a CDS encoding response regulator transcription factor yields the protein MDHLKIMVVDDESRMRKLVRDFLVKQDFSVLEAENGEQAVDLFYENKDIALIILDVMMPKMDGWQVCKEIRKQSKVPIIMLTAKGDEQDELLGFELGVDEYISKPFSPKILVARVEAILRRTGKSDASEQLAAGGIVIDKAAHMVTIDGKSIELSFKEFELLTYFMENEGIALSREKILNNVWNYDYFGDARTIDTHVKKLRSKMGDKGELIRTIWGMGYKFEVES from the coding sequence ATGGATCATTTAAAAATCATGGTAGTGGACGATGAAAGCAGGATGCGCAAGCTGGTGAGAGACTTTCTGGTTAAGCAGGACTTTTCCGTTCTGGAGGCAGAAAACGGTGAGCAGGCAGTCGACCTGTTTTATGAAAATAAAGATATTGCACTGATCATATTAGATGTCATGATGCCGAAAATGGATGGCTGGCAGGTATGTAAAGAAATACGAAAGCAATCAAAGGTGCCGATTATCATGCTTACTGCAAAAGGCGATGAGCAGGACGAACTTCTCGGGTTTGAGCTGGGAGTAGATGAATATATTTCAAAACCGTTCAGCCCCAAGATTCTGGTTGCCCGCGTGGAGGCCATCCTGAGGCGCACCGGAAAATCGGATGCAAGTGAGCAGCTGGCAGCCGGCGGCATTGTGATCGACAAGGCTGCCCACATGGTGACAATTGATGGAAAATCAATCGAACTGAGCTTTAAGGAATTTGAACTGCTGACTTACTTTATGGAAAATGAAGGGATTGCGCTCTCCAGAGAAAAAATTTTGAATAACGTGTGGAATTATGATTATTTTGGGGATGCCAGAACGATTGATACCCACGTAAAAAAACTTCGCAGTAAGATGGGCGACAAAGGAGAACTGATTCGTACAATCTGGGGAATGGGGTATAAATTTGAGGTAGAGTCATGA
- a CDS encoding HAMP domain-containing sensor histidine kinase, translating to MKRSINRQIGGMFIILVGLALTAIWLCNYFFLEEFYVAQKIKILKTGVEQLNSYSIEDLITSDNGFSQFCSANNLSIVVTSIEYSEVYTNVKDKDGKLLAGRLFGYITGIDEAKPVILERTDQYVVQKNQDLEKKMNYVEIWGTLNDGGSFLIRTPMESIQDSVTISNRFYAYIGMGVIMAAAVIIWFFTKRITRPLTELTAISRKMAALDFDTKYESGGDNEIGVLGHNFNTMSEKLEQTISELKCANIELQQDIQKKIQVDEMRKEFLSNVSHELKTPIALIQGYAEGLQDNINDDEESREFYCEVIIDEAAKMNKMVKKLLTLNQLEFGNDQITMERFDLTALIQGVIQASQILIEQKQVEVIFAQKDPLYVWGDEFKIEEVVTNFFSNALNHVQYKNKIEIRCEQQGNLVRTSVFNTGDPIPEEDIDKIWVKFYKVDKARTREYGGSGIGLSIVKAIMESMHQKCGVRNYENGVEFWFDLESKA from the coding sequence ATGAAACGCTCTATCAATCGTCAGATTGGCGGGATGTTTATCATACTGGTAGGACTGGCATTGACCGCTATCTGGTTGTGTAATTATTTCTTTCTCGAAGAGTTTTATGTGGCTCAGAAGATTAAAATCCTGAAAACAGGGGTGGAGCAGCTGAACAGCTACAGCATCGAAGATCTTATTACGTCGGACAATGGATTCAGCCAGTTCTGTTCGGCGAATAATCTCAGTATAGTAGTTACCAGTATAGAATACAGTGAAGTATATACCAATGTGAAAGATAAAGACGGAAAGCTGCTGGCGGGGCGTCTCTTCGGATATATCACGGGAATTGATGAAGCAAAGCCGGTCATCCTGGAAAGAACTGATCAGTATGTGGTGCAGAAAAATCAGGATCTGGAAAAGAAAATGAATTATGTGGAGATCTGGGGAACACTGAATGACGGAGGCAGTTTTCTGATCCGCACTCCGATGGAGAGTATCCAGGACAGTGTTACGATATCTAACCGGTTCTACGCTTATATCGGCATGGGAGTGATCATGGCTGCGGCCGTCATTATCTGGTTTTTTACAAAACGCATTACCAGGCCGCTCACTGAACTGACAGCAATATCCCGGAAAATGGCAGCGCTTGATTTCGATACAAAGTATGAGAGCGGTGGAGATAACGAGATCGGTGTTCTGGGACATAATTTCAATACGATGTCTGAAAAACTGGAACAGACGATTTCTGAGCTGAAGTGCGCTAATATTGAACTTCAGCAGGATATACAGAAGAAAATTCAGGTCGATGAGATGCGCAAAGAATTTTTGTCAAACGTATCACACGAATTAAAGACACCGATCGCGCTGATCCAGGGGTATGCGGAAGGGCTGCAGGATAACATCAATGATGACGAAGAGAGCAGGGAGTTTTACTGCGAAGTCATAATAGATGAAGCCGCCAAGATGAACAAGATGGTCAAGAAGCTGTTGACTTTAAATCAGCTGGAATTTGGAAATGACCAGATTACGATGGAACGTTTTGACCTGACTGCGCTGATTCAGGGTGTGATTCAGGCGTCACAGATTTTGATTGAACAAAAGCAGGTCGAGGTGATCTTTGCACAAAAAGATCCGCTTTACGTATGGGGCGATGAATTCAAGATTGAGGAGGTTGTGACAAACTTCTTTTCAAATGCCTTAAACCACGTGCAGTACAAAAACAAGATTGAAATACGCTGTGAGCAGCAGGGCAATCTGGTGAGGACCTCTGTATTTAACACAGGAGACCCGATTCCGGAAGAAGATATTGATAAAATCTGGGTTAAGTTCTATAAAGTGGATAAGGCACGGACCAGAGAGTATGGGGGAAGCGGAATCGGTCTTTCCATCGTAAAGGCAATTATGGAATCCATGCATCAGAAATGCGGTGTACGCAATTATGAAAATGGTGTTGAATTCTGGTTTGACCTGGAATCCAAAGCATAA
- the hisH gene encoding imidazole glycerol phosphate synthase subunit HisH, which produces MIAIIDYDAGNIKSVEKALQLLGEDVTVTGDAEVIKRAEKVILPGVGSFGDAMENLHRFSLVPVIHEVIEQKTPFLGICLGLQLLFERSDESPGIDGLGVLKGEILRIPGREGLKIPHMGWNSLHLQHSGRLFQEIPEESYVYFVHSYYLKAAEETIVKACTQYSTCIHASVEQDNVFACQFHPEKSSEVGLQILRNFVKIGREDC; this is translated from the coding sequence ATGATTGCAATAATTGACTATGATGCGGGGAACATCAAGAGTGTAGAAAAGGCACTTCAGCTGCTTGGAGAGGACGTGACGGTGACAGGAGATGCCGAAGTGATCAAAAGGGCAGAGAAAGTAATTCTCCCAGGTGTTGGATCCTTCGGGGATGCGATGGAGAATCTGCACCGTTTTTCTCTGGTGCCTGTGATCCATGAGGTAATAGAACAGAAAACGCCTTTTCTCGGGATTTGTCTCGGCCTTCAGCTTTTGTTCGAGAGAAGTGATGAGAGCCCCGGCATTGATGGTCTGGGGGTGCTGAAAGGTGAGATCCTTCGGATTCCTGGCAGGGAAGGACTGAAAATCCCGCATATGGGATGGAATTCTCTGCACCTGCAGCACAGCGGGCGACTGTTTCAGGAAATTCCCGAAGAATCCTATGTATACTTTGTACACTCTTATTATTTGAAAGCTGCCGAAGAGACAATTGTAAAAGCGTGCACGCAGTACAGTACATGCATTCATGCATCCGTGGAACAGGATAACGTATTTGCATGCCAGTTCCATCCTGAGAAAAGTTCAGAGGTCGGCCTTCAGATATTAAGAAATTTTGTGAAAATTGGAAGGGAGGACTGCTGA
- the hisF gene encoding imidazole glycerol phosphate synthase subunit HisF: MFTKRIIPCLDVHDGRVVKGVNFVNLQDAGDPVEIARAYDKAGADEVVFLDITASSDDRATVVDMVRKVAANVFIPFTVGGGIRTVDDFKMLLREGADKISINSSAINNPELIREASLKFGSQCVVVAIDAKRRADGSGWNIYKNGGRIDVGTDAVEWAQTVEGLGAGEILLTSMDCDGTKAGYDIALTRAIADAVSIPVIASGGAGTMEHFYETLTDGGADAALAASLFHYKELEIKEVKKYLADREVPVRL; encoded by the coding sequence ATGTTTACCAAACGAATCATTCCCTGTCTGGATGTCCATGACGGACGAGTTGTCAAAGGAGTAAATTTTGTAAATCTCCAGGATGCGGGAGATCCGGTTGAGATTGCCAGGGCCTATGATAAAGCAGGGGCGGATGAAGTAGTATTTCTGGATATCACAGCCTCTTCTGATGACCGTGCCACGGTTGTGGATATGGTGAGAAAAGTTGCAGCCAATGTCTTTATCCCGTTTACTGTCGGGGGTGGAATCCGCACGGTAGATGATTTTAAGATGCTTCTCCGGGAGGGCGCAGATAAGATTTCCATTAATTCTTCTGCCATCAACAATCCGGAGCTGATACGGGAGGCATCGCTGAAGTTCGGAAGCCAGTGTGTGGTAGTGGCAATCGACGCCAAGCGAAGAGCAGACGGAAGCGGCTGGAACATTTATAAAAATGGTGGTCGTATTGATGTCGGAACAGATGCTGTAGAGTGGGCACAAACGGTGGAGGGACTGGGAGCAGGAGAGATCTTGCTGACAAGTATGGACTGCGACGGGACGAAAGCGGGTTATGATATTGCGCTGACCCGTGCGATTGCAGATGCCGTATCGATACCTGTCATCGCATCCGGCGGCGCCGGGACCATGGAGCATTTTTATGAAACATTGACGGATGGAGGCGCGGATGCGGCACTGGCGGCTTCGCTGTTCCATTATAAAGAACTGGAGATAAAAGAAGTAAAGAAATACCTGGCAGACCGGGAAGTACCGGTTCGCCTGTAA
- a CDS encoding uracil-DNA glycosylase, with amino-acid sequence MPPISGAWARALAPEFKKPYYKKLFQTVAQEYQTRQIFPNGDDIFNAFHFTPLDQVKVVILGQDPYHGEGQAHGLCFSVKPEVEIPPSLVNIYKELEEDIGCYIPNNGYLEKWAHQGVLLLNTVLTVRAHQANSHRGIGWEEFTDAAIHVLAQQERPIVFILWGKPAQAKESMITNPLHLVLKSSHPSPLSAYRGFFGSRVFSRTNTYLESHGLTPIDWQIENR; translated from the coding sequence ATGCCGCCAATCAGTGGAGCATGGGCCAGGGCTCTGGCACCTGAATTTAAAAAACCGTACTATAAAAAATTATTTCAGACAGTAGCACAGGAATACCAGACGCGACAGATCTTTCCGAATGGGGATGATATCTTTAATGCTTTTCATTTTACACCGCTTGATCAGGTGAAGGTCGTGATCCTGGGCCAGGACCCTTACCACGGAGAAGGGCAGGCGCATGGCCTGTGTTTTTCTGTGAAACCGGAGGTGGAGATACCGCCGTCGCTGGTAAACATCTATAAAGAGCTGGAGGAGGATATCGGATGTTATATTCCAAATAACGGTTATCTTGAGAAATGGGCACATCAGGGGGTACTGCTTCTCAATACCGTACTGACGGTTCGGGCACATCAGGCAAATTCTCACCGGGGGATCGGGTGGGAAGAATTTACGGATGCGGCGATTCATGTGCTGGCGCAGCAGGAACGTCCGATCGTATTCATACTCTGGGGAAAACCTGCACAGGCGAAGGAGAGTATGATCACGAATCCGCTGCATCTGGTCCTGAAATCCTCCCATCCCAGCCCGCTCTCTGCATACCGCGGTTTTTTCGGCAGTCGTGTGTTCAGCAGGACCAATACTTATCTGGAGAGTCACGGCCTGACGCCGATTGACTGGCAGATCGAGAATCGATAG
- a CDS encoding polysaccharide biosynthesis protein: MGKKSSSFMKQASFLMVAGLIVRIIGLLYRTPMKAAIGGLGYGYYGYAYNVYNILLLISGYSIPVAVSKLMSERLAKKQYRNAQKIFWGAVIYILIIGSLASIVAFVFAEQLLPVGAEDAVLALRVLSPTIMLAGLLGVMRGYFQANHNMLPTSVSQILEQILNAVVSVVAAYFLVKSFGTTSDTRAIYGAAGGTLGTGVGVVSGIVFMLLVFGLNRKIIKRKLIRDTSSYQESYGEIAKVLLLMMTPVLLSTFLYNVSAYVDQSIFSPLMLAKGAAADSITEIYGVFSGQYMVLINIPVALANATSTAMMPEITANYATGDVNGARSKINEAIRMTMFIAIPAAFGLAVLAYPIMELLFPGSPDAAGTMLIAGAVSVLFYSLSTITNGVLQGIGKQYIPLRNAAVSLVVNVAVLAGLTKFTDLGIYSVLASTVAYSLCMCILNDIAVRKYLSYRGEFIDTYLKPIGAAAGMGAVAWIVYYGLHLFIPVRIVCLGAAVIFAVAAYLIFYVLITRIPEAQLRRFPMGGAMVRGMKKLHLLK, encoded by the coding sequence ATGGGTAAGAAAAGTTCATCTTTTATGAAACAGGCATCCTTTTTAATGGTTGCTGGTTTGATCGTGCGCATTATCGGTCTGCTGTATCGAACGCCTATGAAGGCGGCCATCGGAGGACTCGGGTACGGTTATTACGGTTATGCTTATAATGTATACAATATATTGCTCCTGATTTCCGGCTACAGCATTCCGGTAGCAGTGTCGAAGCTGATGTCAGAGCGGCTGGCAAAAAAACAGTACAGAAATGCGCAGAAGATTTTCTGGGGGGCGGTTATCTATATTCTGATTATCGGTTCACTGGCATCGATTGTTGCGTTTGTGTTCGCTGAACAGCTGCTTCCTGTCGGGGCAGAAGATGCGGTTCTTGCGCTGCGGGTACTGTCACCTACAATTATGCTGGCGGGTCTGCTGGGAGTTATGCGGGGGTATTTCCAGGCGAATCATAATATGCTTCCAACATCTGTCTCTCAGATACTGGAGCAGATTCTGAATGCCGTCGTCAGTGTTGTGGCTGCATATTTTCTGGTGAAAAGCTTCGGAACGACTTCTGATACCCGTGCAATCTACGGAGCTGCCGGTGGAACGCTGGGCACGGGGGTTGGCGTTGTGTCCGGGATTGTCTTTATGCTGCTGGTGTTCGGACTGAACAGGAAAATCATTAAGAGAAAACTGATACGTGATACCTCGTCATATCAGGAGAGTTATGGTGAAATTGCAAAAGTGCTGCTTTTGATGATGACTCCCGTTCTCCTGAGTACTTTTTTATATAATGTAAGTGCATATGTTGACCAGTCTATATTTTCTCCGCTGATGCTTGCCAAGGGGGCTGCCGCGGACAGCATTACAGAGATTTACGGCGTATTCAGCGGACAATATATGGTGCTTATCAATATTCCCGTAGCGCTTGCCAATGCGACTTCCACGGCGATGATGCCGGAGATTACCGCAAACTATGCTACCGGTGACGTGAACGGGGCCAGAAGTAAGATCAATGAAGCCATCCGTATGACGATGTTTATCGCGATTCCCGCAGCGTTTGGTCTGGCAGTGCTGGCTTATCCGATCATGGAACTTCTGTTCCCTGGATCGCCGGATGCAGCAGGAACGATGCTGATCGCAGGTGCAGTGTCGGTGTTATTTTATTCACTGTCTACGATCACAAACGGTGTGCTGCAGGGCATTGGAAAACAGTATATTCCCCTGCGCAATGCGGCTGTTTCACTGGTTGTGAATGTGGCCGTGCTGGCCGGACTGACGAAGTTTACTGACCTTGGAATTTACAGTGTGCTGGCTTCAACAGTGGCATATTCACTTTGCATGTGCATTCTGAATGATATTGCAGTCCGCAAATACCTGAGTTACCGTGGAGAGTTTATCGATACATACCTGAAGCCGATCGGCGCTGCTGCCGGAATGGGAGCCGTGGCATGGATCGTATATTATGGTCTGCATCTGTTTATCCCAGTCAGAATTGTCTGCCTTGGTGCGGCGGTCATATTTGCAGTTGCTGCGTACCTGATCTTCTATGTGCTGATAACCAGGATACCGGAAGCACAGCTTCGAAGATTTCCGATGGGCGGTGCAATGGTCAGAGGCATGAAGAAACTTCATCTTTTAAAATAG
- a CDS encoding 2-hydroxyacyl-CoA dehydratase, whose amino-acid sequence MKYTLGIDIGSTTVKIAVLDKDHRLLFSDYERHFANIQETLAALLDKACCQIGDLTVHPVITGSGGLALANHLKVPFVQEVIAVSSSLQELAPKTDVAIELGGEDAKIIYFEGGSIEQRMNGICAGGTGSFIDQMASLLQTDAVGLNEYARHYKALYPIAARCGVFAKSDIQPLINEGATKEDLSASIFQAVVNQTISGLACGKPIRGHIAFLGGPLHFLSELKQAFIRTLNLDEEHTIVPDNSHLFAAIGSAMNANEEVSHSMRMLQTQLAASVKLDFEVDRMEPLFASDEEYESFNNRQSHYNVRTSDLSAYEGNCYLGIDAGSTTTKAALVAEDGSLLYSFYDNNNGSPLATTIRAIQEIYSHLPEKANIAWSCSTGYGEALIKAALMLDEGEVETVSHYYAAAFFNPKVDCILDIGGQDMKCIKIKDGVVDSVQLNEACSSGCGSFIETFAKSLNYSVEDFARAALFAKNPIDLGTRCTVFMNSKVKQAQKEGAEVADISAGLAYSVIKNALYKVIKVSDASELGKHIVVQGGTFYNDAVLRSFEKIADCEAVRPDIAGIMGAFGAALIARERYEEDTVTSMLPIDKINTLKFTTSMANCKGCTNNCRLTINRFSGGRQFISGNRCERGIGKEKNKDHIPNLFEYKYQRIFGYEPLPADQAVRGQVGIPRVLNMFENYPFWFTFFTSLKYQVVLSPTSTRKIYELGIESIPSESECYPAKLAHGHVTWLIRQGVKFIFYPCIPYERTEFEDSVNHFNCPIVTSYAENIKNNVDELNDDSIIFRNPFMAFTNEKILTERLVKEFPDIPDDEIRKAAHEAWMEQDAQRRDMMRKGEETLAWMEKHGRHGIVLAGRPYHIDPEIHHGIPDLVNSYGVAVLTEDAVSHLAPLQRPIRVNDQWMYHTRLYAAANFVKEREDLDLIQLNSFGCGLDAVTTDEVNEILLHSGKIYTCLKIDEVNNLGAARIRVRSLLAAIRTREKFCINRTIMPSSIEKVSFTKEMRKTYTILCPQMSPIHFKILGPAFNAAGYRLEVLPNDNKEAVDVGLKYVNNDACYPSLMVVGQIMQALLSGKYDLDHVAIIMSQTGGGCRASNYIAFIRRALEKAGMSHIPVISINLSGLESNPGFKITPDLAIRLAYACVFGDILMKCIYRMRPYEKKKGSANRLHRKWEKICIDFITAKRMSHTRFKQICRTIIRDFDRLPITDEKKPRVGIVGEILVKFLPAANNHLAELLEREGAEPVVPDLIDFMCYCFYNQNFKSKYLGTKQSTAKMANIAIRGIEWLRSAATKEFEKSKHFDPPAKIEDLARMAAPIVSIGNQTGEGWFLTGEMMELIHNNAKNIVCTQPFGCLPNHIVGKGVIKEIRREYPDANIVAIDYDPGASEVNQLNRIKLMLSTAVKNMDN is encoded by the coding sequence ATGAAATATACGTTAGGTATTGACATCGGTTCAACAACCGTTAAAATTGCAGTTTTGGATAAAGATCATCGTCTCCTTTTCTCAGATTATGAACGACATTTTGCGAATATACAGGAGACACTTGCAGCGCTTCTCGACAAAGCCTGCTGCCAGATCGGTGACCTTACTGTCCATCCTGTCATCACGGGTTCGGGAGGACTGGCTCTTGCCAATCACCTGAAAGTCCCCTTCGTACAGGAGGTCATCGCCGTGTCCTCTTCTCTGCAGGAGCTGGCACCCAAAACAGATGTTGCAATCGAACTTGGCGGTGAAGACGCCAAGATTATTTATTTTGAGGGAGGTTCCATTGAGCAGCGTATGAATGGAATCTGTGCCGGAGGAACCGGTTCTTTTATCGATCAGATGGCCTCCCTGCTGCAGACAGACGCAGTCGGCCTGAATGAATACGCCAGGCATTACAAAGCACTCTATCCTATTGCAGCCAGATGCGGTGTATTTGCAAAATCTGATATACAGCCTCTGATCAACGAGGGAGCGACAAAGGAAGATCTGTCTGCTTCTATCTTTCAGGCAGTTGTCAATCAGACGATCAGCGGACTGGCCTGCGGAAAGCCGATCCGGGGGCATATCGCTTTTCTCGGAGGTCCGCTTCATTTTTTATCGGAACTGAAGCAGGCTTTTATCCGCACTTTGAACCTTGACGAAGAACACACGATTGTCCCTGATAATTCGCATCTGTTCGCCGCCATCGGATCTGCCATGAATGCCAATGAGGAAGTCAGCCATTCCATGCGCATGCTGCAGACACAGCTGGCCGCCAGCGTTAAACTGGATTTTGAGGTTGACCGTATGGAGCCTCTGTTTGCTTCTGATGAGGAATACGAATCATTTAACAACCGCCAAAGCCATTATAATGTGCGGACCTCCGATCTGAGTGCCTATGAGGGGAATTGTTATCTCGGCATTGATGCCGGATCCACAACAACAAAAGCTGCCCTCGTCGCAGAGGACGGCTCTCTTCTGTATTCTTTTTATGACAACAATAACGGAAGTCCTCTGGCAACTACGATAAGGGCAATTCAGGAAATTTACAGTCACCTTCCGGAAAAGGCAAACATCGCCTGGTCCTGCTCCACCGGTTACGGGGAAGCACTGATAAAGGCAGCTCTGATGCTCGACGAAGGCGAGGTCGAAACGGTATCCCATTATTACGCCGCAGCCTTTTTCAATCCCAAGGTTGACTGTATTCTTGACATTGGCGGACAGGATATGAAATGCATCAAGATCAAGGACGGGGTCGTAGACAGCGTGCAGCTGAATGAAGCCTGCTCTTCCGGCTGCGGCTCATTTATTGAAACCTTTGCAAAATCCCTGAACTACAGTGTGGAAGACTTTGCCAGGGCGGCATTGTTTGCCAAAAATCCGATTGATCTGGGCACACGCTGTACCGTATTCATGAATTCAAAAGTAAAGCAGGCTCAGAAGGAAGGCGCTGAAGTCGCTGATATCTCTGCAGGCCTGGCATATTCTGTGATCAAAAATGCCCTTTACAAGGTCATCAAAGTATCGGACGCATCAGAACTTGGAAAACACATCGTTGTTCAGGGCGGTACTTTTTACAATGACGCCGTACTGAGAAGTTTTGAAAAGATAGCTGACTGCGAAGCGGTAAGACCGGACATTGCCGGCATCATGGGCGCTTTTGGCGCTGCCCTGATTGCACGTGAGCGATACGAGGAAGACACCGTTACCTCGATGCTCCCGATCGATAAGATCAACACCCTGAAATTTACCACCTCCATGGCAAACTGCAAGGGATGTACGAATAACTGCCGTCTGACGATCAACCGCTTCAGCGGTGGGCGCCAGTTCATCAGTGGAAACCGCTGCGAGCGCGGAATTGGGAAAGAAAAAAACAAAGACCATATTCCAAACCTGTTTGAATATAAGTATCAGAGGATCTTCGGCTATGAACCGCTTCCCGCAGACCAGGCCGTACGCGGACAGGTTGGTATTCCGCGCGTGCTCAATATGTTTGAGAACTATCCTTTCTGGTTCACATTTTTTACATCCCTGAAATACCAGGTCGTGCTCTCGCCAACCTCGACACGCAAGATCTATGAGCTGGGGATCGAATCGATTCCCAGTGAATCCGAGTGTTATCCCGCCAAACTGGCACACGGCCATGTAACCTGGCTGATACGCCAGGGCGTAAAATTTATCTTTTACCCGTGTATTCCGTATGAGAGAACGGAGTTTGAAGACTCTGTCAACCATTTTAACTGCCCGATCGTGACGTCGTACGCGGAAAACATTAAAAACAATGTGGATGAGCTGAACGATGATTCTATTATTTTCCGGAATCCCTTTATGGCATTTACGAATGAGAAGATTCTGACGGAACGTCTCGTAAAAGAATTCCCGGATATTCCGGATGATGAGATCCGCAAAGCTGCTCATGAGGCATGGATGGAGCAGGACGCACAGAGAAGAGACATGATGCGCAAAGGCGAGGAAACCCTCGCCTGGATGGAAAAACACGGCCGCCATGGTATCGTACTCGCAGGACGCCCCTACCATATCGATCCGGAAATCCATCATGGTATCCCGGACCTGGTCAATTCGTATGGGGTAGCCGTCCTGACAGAGGATGCCGTCTCGCATCTGGCGCCCCTTCAGCGCCCGATACGAGTCAATGACCAGTGGATGTACCATACACGGCTTTACGCCGCTGCCAACTTTGTCAAAGAAAGGGAAGATCTTGATCTGATCCAGCTGAATTCTTTTGGCTGCGGACTGGACGCCGTCACGACGGATGAGGTCAATGAAATCCTTCTGCACAGCGGAAAGATCTATACCTGCCTGAAAATTGATGAGGTGAACAACCTGGGAGCTGCACGCATCAGGGTCCGCTCTCTGCTCGCAGCGATCAGAACCCGTGAAAAGTTCTGTATCAACCGGACCATCATGCCTTCTTCTATAGAAAAGGTTTCCTTTACGAAGGAAATGCGGAAGACATATACGATCCTGTGTCCGCAGATGTCACCGATCCATTTCAAGATTCTGGGACCGGCATTCAACGCCGCCGGTTACCGGCTGGAAGTATTGCCAAACGACAATAAAGAGGCTGTTGATGTGGGGCTGAAGTACGTAAACAATGACGCATGCTACCCCTCTCTTATGGTAGTCGGACAGATCATGCAGGCACTGTTGTCCGGAAAATATGATCTGGACCATGTTGCGATCATCATGTCGCAGACCGGCGGAGGCTGCCGTGCCTCTAATTACATCGCCTTCATCCGCCGTGCACTGGAAAAAGCGGGAATGTCACACATTCCGGTGATCTCCATCAACTTAAGCGGGCTGGAGAGCAATCCCGGTTTCAAGATCACACCGGATCTCGCGATACGTCTGGCATACGCCTGCGTGTTCGGCGATATCCTGATGAAATGCATCTACCGGATGAGGCCCTATGAAAAGAAAAAAGGCTCTGCCAACCGGCTTCACCGAAAATGGGAAAAGATCTGCATTGATTTTATAACAGCCAAACGGATGAGCCATACCCGCTTCAAACAGATCTGCCGCACCATCATCCGCGACTTTGATCGCCTGCCGATCACCGATGAGAAAAAACCGCGCGTCGGTATCGTCGGAGAGATCCTTGTAAAGTTCCTGCCAGCTGCCAATAATCATCTGGCAGAACTCCTGGAACGCGAAGGCGCTGAACCGGTCGTCCCTGATCTGATCGATTTTATGTGTTACTGTTTTTATAATCAGAATTTTAAATCCAAATACCTGGGTACCAAACAGTCAACCGCAAAGATGGCAAACATCGCGATCAGGGGAATCGAATGGCTGAGAAGCGCGGCAACAAAAGAATTTGAGAAAAGTAAGCATTTTGATCCGCCGGCAAAGATTGAAGATCTCGCCAGAATGGCTGCACCGATCGTATCGATCGGAAACCAGACGGGTGAAGGGTGGTTTTTGACCGGTGAGATGATGGAGCTGATACATAACAATGCCAAGAACATCGTATGCACCCAGCCGTTCGGATGCCTGCCAAATCACATCGTCGGAAAAGGTGTGATTAAGGAAATAAGACGTGAGTATCCCGATGCCAACATCGTAGCCATCGACTATGATCCGGGAGCAAGCGAAGTCAACCAGCTGAACCGTATTAAGCTGATGCTTTCCACGGCTGTGAAAAACATGGATAACTAG